In Apium graveolens cultivar Ventura chromosome 10, ASM990537v1, whole genome shotgun sequence, the following are encoded in one genomic region:
- the LOC141690720 gene encoding phosphatidylinositol/phosphatidylcholine transfer protein SFH5-like — MDGNCVVYELENKFTSLIRYLLKKDFNFVELDEVRKYYCHGHHGVDKEGRHVYIERVGKVDASKLMHVTTWDRLEKYHVQDFEKKTLHQMFIINAGHVFWMAWNIICKRYVDPKTLTKIQVLGKKYQNKLLEVIDKRSDKGPWNDPNVLKCIEEQSSRHIGSTVKGDFTITGRGNLCYPQVIGKGISMTESGAVGPEITDPKKKKQLPEQKLIPARDQV; from the exons ATGGATGGCAATTGTGTTGTGTATGAGCTTGAGAACAAGTTCACAAGCTTAATTAGATATTTGTTAAAAAAG GATTTTAATTTTGTGGAGTTAGATGAAGTTCGAAAATATTATTGTCATGGCCACCATGGCGTTGATAAGGAAGGAAGACATGTTTACATCGAAAGAGTAGGTAAAGTTGACGCAAGTAAGCTTATGCATGTGACAACTTGGGATCGCCTGGAGAAGTATCATGTGCAGGACTTTGAAAAAAAG ACACTTCATCAGATGTTTATTATAAATGCTGGTCATGTCTTTTGGATGGCCTGGAATATCATTTGTAAAAGATACGTTGATCCTAAAACCCTCACCAAAATTCAG GTTCTTGGCAAAAAATATCAGAACAAATTGCTTGAGGTGATAGACAAGAG ATCCGATAAAGGGCCATGGAATGATCCTAATGTATTAAAG TGCATTGAGGAACAAAGTTCTAGACATATAGGAAGCACAGTAAAAGGTGATTTTACAATAACAGGTAGGGGCAACCTCTGTTATCCACAG GTGATAGGGAAGGGCATATCCATGACCGAGTCAGGAGCTGTAGGTCCGGAGATCACTGATCCTAAAAAGAAGAAGCAGCTTCCAGAACAAAAACTGATACCTGCAAGGGATCAAGTATGa